From the Oncorhynchus keta strain PuntledgeMale-10-30-2019 chromosome 13, Oket_V2, whole genome shotgun sequence genome, the window GGttgcagagttcaagtgaaggtcaagcaaatcatagagaaagtgGACTGTATAGTAAACACCTCTGATGTGTGGTCGAATGCtggtgggcaaggaataattgaCGACATCATCTCCACCCAACCAGTATTTTACAAGGGCAGAGACACAAGGAACAACAGGCACCAGTCtttacattgcagatgagctgaaggcagtcatcaatgaccttggaccacagaaggtatttgcactggtgacagacaatgctgcgaacatgaaggctgcttggtctaaagtggaggactccttccctcccatcacacccattggctgtgctgctcctgcattgaatctgctcctcaaggacatcatggcactgaagaCAATGTATACACTCTACACGATAggcaaggaaatggttaggtatgtgaagggtcatcaagttatagccgcaatctacctcaccaagcaaagtgagaagaataagatcaccacattgaagctgcctagcaacacctgttggggtggtgttgtcatcatgtttgacagtctcctggaggggaaggagccTCCAAGAAATGGCCGACTCAGTCTGCCCCAtcatggacagccccatcaagaggatcctcctggatgatgtgttttgggagagagtggtaagcagcaaacttcctgaaacctatagcagtagccattgcacggattgagggagacaatgccatcctgtctgatgttcagactgctTGCAGATGTAACAGAAAAAATTaagtgtgaagacttctgcctgaagcccatacatgccGCAGTGTATAttttggaccccaagtatgctggcaagagcatcctgtctggtgcaggcTTATGGTGTCATCGCTACTGTGTTTCGGCACCTTGgtctggatgagggcaaggttcttggcattctggcgaagtacacttccaagaaAGGGCTTTGGGacggagatgcaatatggcagtcttGCCatcatatctcatcagccacctggtggaagggactgtggctctgaggctctttcccgttgcctccaaatcccaccaacctCAGCTGCCTCAGCgagcaactggtccttgttttttgaacacacacacaccaaagcacgcagtaggctgaccaatacaagggttgaaaattTGTTGCCATCTGGGAAGATTTGAGGCTtttttttgagcctgacaatgagCAATCCTCAAGGTTGGAAAGGGACAGTGAAGTTGATGCCTCAGTCTGTTCAAGAGGTGGacgtccagggagaagacatggaagcctgagaggaagacaaccaaagctttagtttctagattatcattttaaaaacgtttttgggagatgtGATTTATCATGGGGATCATTCAACATTCCCCTTTGTTCAGTGagatcatcccatgtgaagagtcaactcatctGAATCAAGTTAAATTTGTAACTAAACCATTTTTattatttctattggaaggatttaatcatttgcaatgtCTACTTATGAGAATGTTTGTTTGTCTCCATGGTAAATGGATCCAGTGCATAAAACATCGTCAATTAAattgtattaatattaatttgcatatattcccacggaaagtttccacctctgaatattcccaaaaatgtgcaaccctacttagtttgtgtgtgtgtatatatactgctcaaaaaaataaagggaacactaaaataacacatcctagatctgaatgaaatattcttattaaatgcttttttctttacatagttgaatgtgctgacaacgaaatcacacaaattatcaatagaaatcaaatgtatcaacacatggaggtctggatttggagtcacactcaaaattaaagtggaaaaccacacttcaggctgatccaactttgatgtaatgtcaaaatgaggctcagtagtgtgtgtggcctccatgtgcctgtatgacctccctacaatgcctgggcatgctcctgatgaggtggcggatggtctcctgagggatctcctcccagacctggacaaaagcatccgccaactcctggacagtctgtggtgcaacatggagttggtggatggagtgagacacgatgtcccagatgtgctcaattggattcaggtctggggaacgggcgggccagtccatagcatcaatgccttcctcttacaggaactgctgacacactccagccacatgaggtctagcattgtcttgcattaggaggaacccagggccaaccgcaccagcatatggtctcacaaggggtctgaggatctcatctcggtacctaatggcagtcaggctaccacTGGCGAGCACTTGGAGGGCAGTGCGgctccccaaagaaatgccaccccacaccatgactgacccaccgccaaaccggtcatgctggaggatgttgcaggcagcagaacgttctccacggcgtgtCCAGactcacgtctgtcacatgtgctcagtgtgaacctgctttcatctgtatagagcacagggcgccagtggcgaatttggaAATCTTGGTGTTccctggcaaatgccaaacgtcctgcacggtgttgggctgtaagcacaacccccacctgtgggcgtcgggccctcataccaccctcattgagtctgtttctgaccgtttgagcagacacatgcacatttgttgcctgctggaggtcattttgcagggctctggcagggctcctccttgcacaaaggtggatgtagtggtcctgctgctgggttgttgccctcctccacgtctcctgatgtactggcctgtctcctggtagcgcctccatgctctggacactacgctgacagacacagcaaaccttcttgccacagctcgcattgatgtaccaacctggatgagctgcactccgtctcatgctaccactagagtgaaagcactgccagcattcaaaagtgaccaaaacatcagccaggacgcgtaggaactgagaagtggtctgtggtccccacctgcagaaccactcctttattgggggtgtcttgctaattgcctataatttccacctgctgtctattccatttgcacaacagcatgtgaaatgtattgtcaatcagtgttgcttcctaagtggacagttagatttcacagaagtgtgattgacttggagttacattgtgttttattgttttgagcagtgtatattccacagttgaagtttacatacacttaggttggagtcattaaaacttgtttttcaaccactccacaaatgtattgttaacaaactatagtaattttaacaattgtttacacagattatttcacttataattcagtatcataattccagtgggtcagaagtttacatacactaagttgactgtgcctttaaacagcttggaaaattccagaaaattgtcatagctttagaagcttctgatatgctaattcacataatttgaatcaattggaggtgtacctgtggatgtatttcaaggcctaccttcaaacccagtgcctcttcgcaagtataaacaccatgggaccacacagccgtcatactgctcaggaaggagacacgttctgtctcctagagatgaacgtactttggtgcgaaaagtgcaaatcaatcccagaacaacagcaaaggaccttgtgaagatgctggaggaaacgggtacaaaagtacctatatccacaataaaacgagtcctatattgacataaccagaaaggccgctccgcaaggaagaagccactgctcaaaaaccgccataaagaaaccagactacggtttgcacatGGGTACAAATActgtactttttagagaaatgtcctctggtcggatgaaacaaaaatggaactgttttgccataatgaccatcgttatgtttggatggaaaagggggagtcttgcaagctgaagaacaccatcccaaccgtaaagcacgggggtggcatcatgttgtgggggtgctttgctgcaggaggaactggtgcacttcacaaaatagatgacatcatgagggaggaaaattacgtggatatattgaagcaacatctcaagacatcagtcaggaagctaaagcttggttgcaaaggggtcttccaaatggacaatgatcccaagcatacttccaaagttgtggctgatttaaaaaatatatatatatatttagctttttaccatgatgtcaagcaaagaagcattgagtttgaaggtaggccttgaaatacatacacaggtacacctcaaatgatgtcaattagcctatcggaagcttctaaagccattacattttccaagctgttttaaggTACAGTGAACttggtgtatgtgaacttctgaccaaCTAGAATTGCGATACAGTGAAAAAATCTgtcaaacaattgttggaaaattacttgtcatgcacaaagtagatgtcctaacagacttgccaaaactatagttggttaacaaaaaatgtggagtggttgaaaaacaagtttttaatgactccaatctggGTGTAGTTAAACTTCTGACTTGAAGTGTGTGTGCAATAGATCTAAATATCGGCTGGTTTAGAAGTTCTAGTCAGAACCCTTCAACAACCATAATAGAAGTCTCTGCCAGCAGCTAGCCTCCTGACAGACATGTAAGAAACTACTTGCCACTTGTAGTCATTCTTCAAGAGTTGCTTTTGTTTGTTTGGACAGGAGTCGCAGGACAGTTTTTAAACTTTTCAAATTTGAAAAAATAACAGTCCTTGTATGTAGTTAAAGCAATGTGTGTGTGAATTATGAAGACTGTTCTTCCATGCGGTTGTGAACTGAACTCTCATGAGATGGTTCTAGGACTGTTAACTCTTATGAACAGTGGACCTTTTGAATAAAAACACAACCTACCTGTATAGTGTTGAATCAGTGAGTAAGCTATCCTCCAcaaaatagacaggtgtgtcatCATAATCCTGGCCAGATTACATATCATATCCACAGATTATTACAAACATATCTATGTCAATTACAATTTGCTTAATTTTCCCCATCCGGTGTGTTCCAGATGTTTGGCTTCCACAAGCCCAAGATGTACCGGAGCCTAGACGGTTGCTGTATCTGTCGGGCCAAGTCCTCCAGCTCCCGTTTCACCGACAGCAAGCGCTATGAGAGGGACTTTCACAGCTGCTTTGGGTGAGTGgaccactcctctataccctggTTCAGACCCAGACCCTGGGCAGATCTCGCTCTTAGCCTCCCTCTGCAGCTTAACTCTGTGGGTAGAGAGGTCTGAGGCCTTCAGACTTTCTGTCAGATTTGGACAATACAGAAATTGTCATTGTTTTAGGATTCTTGTCATTGTTTTAGGATTCTTGTCAGTGTTCATTCTCATGACTATTAACTCACTGTAATGCAATTAGATGTTCATTTAGTTTTGGAAACAGTTTTGTTTTAACTCCGTGCAATAACTTAGTCTCCTTGGGTAAAAAACTCCTTGGGTAAAATAATTATTTATCAAACTAGGACACATTTCCCTTTTCATCTCATTAAATAAGTATTTTGTATAAAACCAGAATTGAAAGAGTTTTACGTCCTCACCTTGTCACTTTGCCTCTCTGCTGTTGCCCGGGCCAGTATGCATCGGTTCATTGCTATGGTAACCGGTGACTTAAGTCAACAGGAGAAGCGTTCTAGCAGAAAATTGCTCTGACCGACTCGCACTGCCTGGAGCAGGGATAATAATAACCATACGCTGAGCTTCAAGGCTGTCATCATTCATTCTTTCTCCCCTATAATTTTCCCTCCAGGCTGAGTGAGGTGCGTTTTGGGGAGATCTGTAATGCCTGTGTTCTCCTGGTGAAAAGGTGGAAGAAACTCCCGGCTGGCTCCATAAAGAACTGGAATCATGTAAGGCCTCTCAGAATCCATCCATACTCCGTCCTACTCCCATCCACTCTCAGTATTCCAAATAAGTCTTAAACAACACTATTACTGGGAGTGACTGACGCAACACCTGTAGGCATATAATAACTGCTTTTCCTTAGATACAGTACATTGTTTATTTGCTGCCCTATAGGCCATTCTATACATTTATGCCGTTACCTTGGAAGCAGACATCCACCCATCTGTCACTCAGCCCTTCTCTCCTGTGTCACAGGTTGTTGATGCTAAAGGTTCCGGGTCGAGCTGGAAGATGACCGTGAGGTCCAAGAAGATGAAGAGGCGAGCCAGGCCAAGTCAGATCAGCCGAGTGCAGAAGGGGCTCAAGAGACGCAGTAAGCAGATGATACTCTGTGCTCGGCTATGCTGCCTTGTGCAGTGTAAACTTTGGGGTTTCAAAAGTAAATGGATCTCAACTCTTCTCTCCATTATTTGTCCTGCCTAAAGGGCTGTGAAACAAGAGACCTTGATTGATATTTCATATTACAGATGTTTACCTGTACCGTGCCTGCTATGTTATGAATAAGTTGAGATGAGTTTCTGATTGTGCCCTGCCCCCCACAGACTCTGACGCCCACAGCACCACCTCCAGTGCCTCCCCTGCCCATTCTCCCAGCTACAGCAACCAATCAGACGAGGGCTCGGACATGGAACTCTCACCTGGTGCAACCCACTCGCCAGTCTTCTCTTTCCTGGACCTCACCTACTGGAAAAGGTAATGGCTAGGATGGTGGAATCGGTCATTTATCAGGCCCCAAACGGACAGACACTAATGAGGAACTACCTGAACTTTTCCAATGAGAAACCatttttctgttgcaaaatgcCTTGCTACGGTTTACCCAAATGAATGCACCCCATGTTATACTCAACCAGTTTTGGTTCAGATGCTGTATTTCCTCATTTTAATGCATAATTAACTCCATAGCCCCATTTAATCCTCCTTCATGGCACATTTGTTTGATTTGGTTTACTCTCTCACTATAGTGCTTTGCTGTCTTGACCGTCCTCTGTGGGTTTTAGGCAGAAGGTGTGCTGTGGCATCATCTACAAGGGACGCTTCGGAGAGGTACTCTTAGACCCCCACCTCTATAAGCCCTGCTGCCAGAAGAAACGACAGCATGAGCCAGAGGAGGAAGCACAGGCGAACGTGATGAGCCCCACGCCACCGAACATCCCACTCACTCCCCCAGGTCAAAGATGAGGAACAGTGGGGATTTGATGTCATAATGTCTCATGGAGAAATCACATGACACTCTACAGAAGTCAGGTGGAGACCGTTGGGATTTTATGATGTTCTGGAGCGTCTTCTGGGATTGCTTTCTATTCAAGGGCAGCTGGACTACTTCTAAAATGTTGCTTTCTGTACCAGGAGGGCAAGGTTTGTAATTTTACATCTGTTAACAATGATGGACTCTTGCCCCCCTCTGAGTGCTATGAGATTGTGAATATTCACAATTTGTTTTCAATATGAAATGCTGGATCCACTAAAGCTGTATGAGAAATGGAGACCTCTGGAACTGTACCTTTTTTGTAGTAGGATAGAGCCATATCCATTAGGATAGAGAACAGCCTTCCACACTCTGCCTTCTCCTGTCCTGTACCCCATACACACACTGGGTCTGGTCACTTTCTGAAAGGATTTATTCTCTCTTTTATTTCGCTTGTCCTTCCCTTAATCAACATGGTCATTGATCGGACTCCTAATAAAGGGTAAAGCTGTAGAAATTTGGCAAAATCAATTTGTCAGAGGTGTGGGAAGCAATTCAGCTGTTTTAAAAAtctgaccagagccttattctTTGAGGTTTCTTTGTTAAAGGGACACGTCTACACAACCAATGTCATATCCAGCCTTGACTGTGCACCGGGTGTACTCTCTGATATATTAATACTATACTCTTTCCAGTGCACATTTTAACATTTGATATTGTGACATTGTTCCGTGTCTTTGGATGTACATACAAAGCACATTCAAACGTTTCAGGGAGCCTATAGTGTGCCCTATCGCGCTCTCGATCGCCAGTCCTCACCTGAACCAATATAAGCTAAAAACCCACAAACTGACCTTGGAGCAGCACTTTTTTGAACACTTCCTATCTCAGTCTACAGACCAGTTCCATTTAGTTTCCTAGCCCCTTAGAGCATATCTGAAGGTGACGGTATAGTGGACACTTATTTATTCCTTTTTAGTTCTTTGAACACAAACAGGGTTCCGGGAAGGGGCTATGGTGCTAAATGGAACAAGGACTATGGACCCTCttatgatgtcaagaaaagactGGCGAGTGGGCCAACTAAAAAGCTTCCCTGGTTTACTCCTATTGAGAATTTTGATGCCCTTTAATTGTGCTTTAAGTTTGATGCCTTTCCAGAA encodes:
- the LOC118392375 gene encoding SIN3-HDAC complex-associated factor-like isoform X2, whose product is MFGFHKPKMYRSLDGCCICRAKSSSSRFTDSKRYERDFHSCFGLSEVRFGEICNACVLLVKRWKKLPAGSIKNWNHVVDAKGSGSSWKMTVRSKKMKRRARPSQISRVQKGLKRRNSDAHSTTSSASPAHSPSYSNQSDEGSDMELSPGATHSPVFSFLDLTYWKRQKVCCGIIYKGRFGEVLLDPHLYKPCCQKKRQHEPEEEAQANVMSPTPPNIPLTPPGQR
- the LOC118392375 gene encoding SIN3-HDAC complex-associated factor-like isoform X1 — protein: MFGFHKPKMYRSLDGCCICRAKSSSSRFTDSKRYERDFHSCFGLSEVRFGEICNACVLLVKRWKKLPAGSIKNWNHVVDAKGSGSSWKMTVRSKKMKRRARPSQISRVQKGLKRRSKQMILCARLCCLVQCKLWGFKNSDAHSTTSSASPAHSPSYSNQSDEGSDMELSPGATHSPVFSFLDLTYWKRQKVCCGIIYKGRFGEVLLDPHLYKPCCQKKRQHEPEEEAQANVMSPTPPNIPLTPPGQR